The proteins below are encoded in one region of Clostridium pasteurianum DSM 525 = ATCC 6013:
- a CDS encoding DedA family protein, which yields MEQYIIAIIEEIGYLGVFLLIAVENFFPPIPSEIILTFSGFMTTKSNITLEGVILSATAGSVVGAIVLYKIGQLLGALKFNELVERYGRVLRIKGKDVDRAYLWFEKYENKTVFLCRMVPLLRSLISIPAGISKMKFSSFLLLTTAGSLIWNIVLIGAGAILGDKWQQILGFLDVYSKVVVILLALFIFVFFIYLFTRRKKA from the coding sequence ATGGAACAATATATTATTGCAATTATCGAAGAAATAGGATATCTAGGAGTATTTTTATTAATTGCTGTAGAAAATTTTTTTCCACCAATTCCATCAGAAATAATTTTAACTTTCAGTGGTTTTATGACCACAAAATCTAATATAACTTTAGAAGGAGTTATATTATCTGCTACTGCAGGCTCTGTAGTAGGAGCAATCGTCCTATACAAAATAGGCCAGCTGCTTGGAGCTCTTAAATTTAATGAATTAGTTGAACGCTATGGCCGTGTACTGAGAATTAAGGGAAAAGATGTTGACAGAGCTTATTTATGGTTTGAAAAATATGAAAATAAAACTGTTTTCTTATGTAGAATGGTACCTTTACTTAGAAGTCTTATTTCTATACCTGCCGGTATTTCTAAAATGAAATTTTCTTCTTTTCTATTGCTTACAACTGCCGGATCTCTTATATGGAATATTGTACTTATAGGTGCCGGAGCTATTTTAGGTGACAAATGGCAGCAAATTTTAGGATTTTTAGACGTTTATTCAAAAGTAGTTGTCATCCTTTTAGCTTTATTTATATTTGTTTTCTTTATCTATTTATTCACTCGAAGAAAAAAAGCTTAG
- a CDS encoding NAD(P)/FAD-dependent oxidoreductase, producing the protein MYDVAIIGAGVVGAAIARELSKYQISIAIIEKNSDVSEGTTGANCCNIYEPFRQPKGSLNQKLLIRGNEIYDEMCRDLDVPFKRMGSITVGFDEEDREKIENMYNKAVENNASGVRIVNREEIAKLEPNIDEKFKFGFYSPNCGCVWPFQLVVALVENAMDNGAELFLNSEVKNVERIARGFKIITKDKFIYTKYVINCAGLHADEINNSLAEYSKYTIVPKRAQFIVFNENIGTMFKHLVNRCPKEGDRGLNILPTVGGNIVMGPVFETAPDKEALGTSEDKIEILKKKMSRLSDKIPFDKVIRCFAGLNGKEESGKVILGESEEVKGFINAASVDQGITCAPAIAEMISDIVKDIFERDYEPIKENPDFNPKRRRIYRFKELSDNEKEELLKRDPKYGRVICRCEMITEGEIVDAIHRNCGATTVKGIKNRTKALMGECQGGFCEPRILEILARELGKEMNDIQYDNRGSYILSDNI; encoded by the coding sequence ATGTATGATGTTGCAATTATAGGTGCTGGTGTTGTAGGAGCAGCTATAGCAAGGGAACTCTCAAAATATCAAATATCTATTGCAATTATTGAAAAGAATAGTGATGTGTCTGAAGGTACTACAGGTGCAAATTGTTGTAATATTTATGAACCTTTTCGTCAGCCTAAGGGAAGTTTAAATCAAAAATTACTAATAAGAGGAAATGAAATCTATGATGAAATGTGCAGAGATTTAGATGTGCCTTTTAAGAGAATGGGATCCATTACAGTAGGTTTTGATGAAGAGGATAGAGAGAAAATAGAAAATATGTATAATAAGGCAGTTGAAAACAATGCTTCCGGTGTACGTATAGTAAACAGAGAAGAAATAGCTAAATTAGAACCCAATATAGATGAAAAATTTAAATTTGGATTTTATTCTCCAAATTGCGGGTGTGTATGGCCCTTTCAATTAGTAGTGGCCTTAGTTGAAAATGCTATGGATAATGGCGCTGAATTGTTTTTAAATAGTGAAGTTAAAAATGTAGAAAGAATTGCTAGAGGTTTTAAAATAATTACAAAGGATAAGTTTATATATACAAAGTATGTAATAAACTGTGCTGGACTCCATGCAGATGAAATAAACAATTCTTTAGCAGAATATTCTAAATACACTATTGTACCTAAAAGGGCACAATTTATTGTATTCAATGAAAATATAGGAACTATGTTTAAACATCTCGTAAACAGATGCCCTAAAGAAGGTGATAGAGGATTAAATATTTTACCTACTGTTGGGGGAAATATTGTTATGGGACCTGTATTTGAGACTGCACCAGATAAAGAAGCACTTGGAACTTCAGAAGATAAAATTGAAATTTTAAAGAAAAAGATGTCCAGGCTAAGTGATAAGATACCTTTTGACAAAGTTATAAGATGCTTTGCTGGATTAAATGGTAAAGAAGAAAGCGGAAAAGTTATTTTAGGTGAATCTGAGGAAGTTAAAGGTTTTATAAATGCAGCCAGTGTAGATCAGGGAATAACTTGTGCACCAGCTATTGCAGAAATGATATCAGATATAGTTAAAGATATATTTGAAAGGGATTATGAACCTATAAAAGAAAATCCAGATTTTAATCCTAAAAGGAGAAGGATTTATAGATTTAAAGAACTTAGTGATAATGAAAAAGAAGAACTATTAAAAAGAGATCCCAAATATGGACGAGTTATATGCCGCTGTGAAATGATTACAGAGGGTGAAATAGTTGATGCTATCCATAGAAACTGTGGGGCTACAACAGTTAAAGGAATAAAAAATCGTACAAAGGCTCTTATGGGAGAGTGCCAGGGAGGATTTTGTGAACCTAGAATTTTAGAAATCCTAGCAAGGGAGCTTGGAAAAGAAATGAATGATATCCAATATGACAATAGAGGATCTTATATTTTGTCAGATAATATATGA
- a CDS encoding AEC family transporter — protein MNNINNQFIISMFIIILGYVCKRFNIVKEKDGEGLARIVINITLPCLIISTFSTLKVEYSLIKLTLISVAYGILMTVVGMYLFRKKRKKTKGILLMLLPTFNIGLFAYPLVQAIWGHEGVKYFAMFDVGNSFIIFVLCHIIASYYSKESETLDIKSAIFKAFKSIPLITYIIVVVINILGISIPKMIIDFSGIISKANMPMSLILLGIYLSFKFDFKNFKDIISILALRYIIGFSVGLLFFIFSPFDKMTKYTLFVGFILPIASTIIPFSIEFNYDAKLVGVLSNMTILISFILVWILVGITT, from the coding sequence ATGAATAATATCAATAATCAATTTATAATATCTATGTTTATTATAATACTTGGATATGTCTGTAAGAGGTTTAATATAGTCAAAGAAAAAGACGGGGAAGGGCTGGCAAGAATAGTTATCAACATTACATTACCCTGTTTAATTATAAGTACCTTTAGTACCTTAAAGGTTGAATATTCACTTATTAAACTTACATTAATAAGTGTTGCCTATGGAATTCTTATGACAGTAGTTGGTATGTACTTATTTAGGAAAAAAAGGAAGAAGACAAAAGGTATTCTTCTTATGCTTCTTCCAACTTTTAATATAGGTCTTTTTGCTTACCCACTTGTTCAAGCTATTTGGGGGCATGAAGGTGTAAAATATTTTGCCATGTTTGATGTGGGAAATTCTTTTATAATATTTGTATTATGTCATATTATTGCCAGTTATTATTCCAAAGAAAGTGAAACACTTGATATTAAATCAGCAATTTTTAAGGCATTTAAATCTATACCTTTGATTACATATATTATAGTAGTAGTTATAAATATATTGGGCATTAGCATTCCAAAGATGATAATTGATTTTTCGGGTATTATATCAAAAGCAAATATGCCTATGTCCTTAATACTTTTAGGTATATATTTGAGCTTTAAGTTCGATTTTAAAAATTTTAAGGATATTATTTCTATATTAGCCTTAAGATATATAATAGGCTTCAGTGTAGGACTATTATTCTTTATATTTTCACCCTTTGATAAAATGACAAAATATACACTTTTTGTTGGATTTATTCTTCCCATAGCTTCTACTATTATACCTTTTTCCATAGAATTTAACTATGATGCTAAACTTGTAGGTGTACTATCGAATATGACCATATTAATAAGTTTTATATTGGTTTGGATTTTAGTAGGTATAACAACTTAA
- a CDS encoding aldehyde dehydrogenase family protein → MSLTNKNIENTVDKNYKLYIGGKWIDSTEKSTIKAYNPSNGKFLSEFTDASNDDVDKAVDSAWKAFHEWKKVSREERSKILLKIADLIEENLEHLALVETLDNGKPLRETLNIDVPASADHFRYFAAAIRTEEGTAQDIDNSTLSIVLKEPIGVVGQVIPWNFPLLMAAWKIAPALAAGDTIVIHPSSSTSLSLLELVKTIGDVLPAGVLNLITGKGSKSGDYMLKHKGFSKLAFTGSTEIGYEVAKEAANKLIPATLELGGKSANIFFDDAPFEKAIEGAQLGILFNQGQVCCAGSRLFVQEGIYDKFLASLKEAFEKVKVGLPWDNETQMGAQVNHGQLEKILNYVDIGKKEGASLITGGYKVNEGELSSGEFIKPTILADATNTMRIAQEEIFGPVATVIKFKDEAEVIRLANESEYGLGGAVWTTNINRALRVAKAVETGRMWVNTYNQLPAGAPFGGYKKSGIGRETYKSILDAYTQTKNIFINISDDKIGLY, encoded by the coding sequence ATGTCATTAACAAATAAAAATATTGAAAATACTGTAGATAAAAATTATAAGCTATATATTGGGGGCAAATGGATTGACAGCACTGAAAAAAGTACTATTAAGGCCTATAATCCATCGAATGGTAAATTTCTCTCTGAATTTACAGACGCTAGCAATGACGATGTGGATAAAGCCGTAGATTCAGCTTGGAAAGCTTTTCACGAATGGAAAAAAGTAAGTCGTGAGGAAAGAAGTAAAATTCTTTTAAAAATCGCTGATTTAATTGAAGAAAATTTAGAACACTTAGCTCTAGTAGAAACCCTTGATAACGGAAAACCTTTAAGAGAAACTCTAAATATAGATGTACCAGCCAGTGCAGATCATTTTAGATATTTTGCAGCTGCTATAAGAACAGAAGAAGGAACTGCCCAAGATATAGATAATAGCACATTGAGCATAGTTTTAAAAGAACCTATTGGTGTAGTTGGTCAGGTAATTCCCTGGAATTTCCCACTGCTCATGGCAGCTTGGAAAATAGCACCAGCCCTTGCAGCAGGAGATACCATAGTTATTCACCCATCATCATCTACTTCTCTAAGCCTTTTGGAACTTGTAAAAACTATAGGTGATGTACTTCCTGCAGGAGTATTGAATCTAATTACAGGAAAAGGTTCTAAATCTGGAGATTATATGCTTAAACACAAAGGCTTCAGTAAACTTGCTTTTACTGGTTCTACAGAAATAGGTTATGAAGTTGCAAAGGAAGCTGCCAATAAACTTATACCTGCTACTTTAGAATTAGGTGGTAAATCTGCAAATATATTTTTTGATGATGCTCCTTTTGAAAAAGCTATTGAAGGTGCTCAACTTGGAATACTTTTCAATCAAGGTCAAGTTTGCTGTGCCGGCTCAAGATTATTTGTTCAAGAAGGCATTTATGATAAATTCCTCGCCTCTTTAAAAGAAGCCTTTGAAAAAGTAAAAGTAGGTCTTCCTTGGGATAATGAAACTCAAATGGGTGCTCAAGTAAATCATGGTCAATTAGAGAAGATATTAAATTACGTGGATATTGGCAAAAAAGAAGGTGCTTCTCTTATAACTGGCGGCTATAAGGTTAATGAAGGTGAGCTTTCATCTGGAGAATTTATTAAACCAACAATTCTTGCAGATGCTACAAATACCATGAGAATAGCCCAGGAGGAAATATTTGGTCCTGTAGCTACAGTTATAAAGTTTAAAGATGAGGCTGAAGTTATAAGGCTTGCAAATGAATCTGAATATGGTCTTGGTGGTGCAGTATGGACTACAAATATAAATAGAGCCTTAAGAGTAGCTAAAGCCGTAGAAACAGGTAGAATGTGGGTTAACACTTACAATCAATTACCTGCTGGTGCTCCTTTTGGTGGATATAAAAAATCTGGAATAGGCAGAGAAACTTATAAATCAATTTTGGATGCCTATACTCAGACCAAAAATATATTTATAAATATTTCAGATGACAAGATAGGTTTATATTAA
- a CDS encoding DUF2271 domain-containing protein: protein MKSPEIKTLALSMGMLVFLSGCSVKKPDNISNNTAITNNTSNPNESGSQISSSNEQSPGSVKIKYNLSYIRKLASNQVAVWIEDSNGNYIRSIYASNYTASGGYKQRSEALTEWIKKSKWENASKSEIDTVSSATQSPGNITLIWDCKDTKGSAVKPGKYVYKIEGNIYWGSRVLYSGEIEVGNSENDSTAKANYINKDSKNNDTLIKNVSAEYTPKK from the coding sequence ATGAAAAGCCCAGAAATTAAAACTTTAGCTCTATCCATGGGTATGTTAGTATTTTTAAGTGGATGTAGTGTAAAAAAACCTGATAATATTTCTAATAATACTGCCATTACAAACAATACTTCAAATCCAAATGAGAGCGGCTCACAAATTAGCAGTTCAAATGAACAGTCACCCGGTTCTGTAAAAATCAAATACAATCTTAGCTATATACGTAAACTAGCTAGTAATCAAGTAGCTGTATGGATAGAAGATTCTAATGGCAATTATATTCGCTCTATATATGCCAGCAATTACACTGCTAGTGGTGGTTATAAGCAAAGATCAGAAGCTCTTACAGAATGGATTAAAAAATCAAAATGGGAAAATGCATCAAAAAGCGAAATAGATACTGTTAGTAGCGCAACACAAAGTCCAGGGAACATCACTCTTATCTGGGATTGTAAAGATACAAAAGGTTCTGCTGTAAAACCAGGTAAATATGTTTACAAAATAGAAGGGAACATTTACTGGGGCAGTCGAGTTCTTTATAGCGGCGAGATAGAGGTTGGAAATTCTGAGAATGATTCTACTGCAAAAGCTAATTATATAAATAAAGATTCAAAGAATAATGATACTTTAATAAAAAATGTTTCTGCTGAATACACTCCAAAAAAATAA
- a CDS encoding ABC transporter substrate-binding protein yields MKNKFKSIIFIILIFSLVGCGNNNNANNANAQKAEEKKPDTKIITDVTGKKVEIPTNIKRIADSWQAHNEVITMLGAGDKIVATVLTEKSRPWLYKVNSQMHNAVTVFNSDGSANTEELIKTKPDIVFMPLNAKNADRVSQLGVPTVQLNFTDFDGLKKTFKLTGEILGSDAEKRADEYISYLDGKLNMITDVTSKIPESEKPKVLHVTSLSPLTVDGSDTIIDAWIKVAGGINAASDVKGNNKQISMEQMLKWNPDVIILSSNTLMKQSGKQIKDILLQDQSWKQVNAVKSEKVYFNPDGAFYWDRYSAEEALQIQWAAKTLHPDKFSQMDILKETRSFYKSFLNYDLSEKEANKIINNEAPDK; encoded by the coding sequence ATGAAAAACAAATTTAAATCTATCATCTTTATCATTTTAATTTTCTCTCTAGTAGGATGTGGAAATAACAACAATGCTAATAATGCTAATGCTCAAAAAGCAGAAGAAAAAAAGCCTGATACAAAAATAATTACTGATGTTACAGGCAAAAAAGTAGAAATACCTACAAATATTAAAAGAATAGCAGATTCGTGGCAGGCCCATAATGAGGTTATTACTATGCTTGGTGCCGGAGACAAAATTGTTGCTACTGTGCTTACTGAAAAGTCCAGACCGTGGTTATACAAAGTAAATTCACAGATGCATAATGCTGTAACTGTATTTAACAGTGACGGAAGTGCTAATACAGAAGAACTTATAAAAACGAAACCAGATATTGTATTTATGCCTTTAAATGCAAAAAATGCAGATCGGGTATCACAACTTGGTGTACCTACAGTTCAATTAAATTTTACTGATTTCGATGGACTTAAAAAAACTTTTAAACTTACAGGAGAAATTCTTGGAAGTGATGCTGAAAAAAGAGCAGATGAATACATATCATATTTAGATGGTAAGCTCAATATGATAACAGATGTAACTTCTAAAATACCGGAAAGTGAAAAGCCTAAGGTGCTTCACGTAACATCATTATCTCCACTTACAGTTGATGGAAGTGATACAATAATTGATGCATGGATAAAGGTGGCTGGTGGAATAAATGCAGCTTCTGACGTAAAAGGTAATAATAAACAGATATCTATGGAACAGATGCTAAAATGGAATCCAGATGTAATTATATTAAGTAGTAATACTTTAATGAAACAAAGTGGTAAACAAATTAAAGATATTTTATTACAGGATCAAAGCTGGAAACAAGTAAATGCAGTTAAATCTGAAAAAGTATATTTTAACCCAGATGGAGCTTTTTATTGGGATAGATATAGTGCAGAAGAAGCATTACAAATACAATGGGCTGCTAAAACATTGCATCCAGATAAATTTTCTCAAATGGATATACTCAAAGAAACTAGATCTTTCTATAAAAGTTTCCTAAATTATGATCTTTCAGAAAAAGAAGCTAATAAAATTATCAATAATGAAGCACCTGATAAATAA
- a CDS encoding class I SAM-dependent methyltransferase, translated as MDIQHIINDYWSERSNEFSKCRLKDLQGFQRKIWTAIIREKIPSGRGLHALDVGTGGGFYAVLLCDMGFEVTAIDYSDKMIDNARENSKNLGYKNIKFIKMDAQNLEFKDESFDFIISRNVTWTLPDPEKAYKEWCRVLKSKGKIMNFDANYGQTFKLADEKGETYREMQKWVPSSYNRTLQSEDLIRRRNDFAKQLYISNYVRPQWDVDILIKNGIRKIDIDTDISSRVYVDIQYAQGKNEGEIQKKRDFGSDSEMFMVYAVKK; from the coding sequence ATGGATATACAGCATATAATAAATGATTACTGGTCAGAGAGATCAAATGAGTTCAGTAAGTGCAGACTAAAGGATTTACAAGGGTTTCAACGAAAGATTTGGACAGCGATTATTAGAGAAAAGATACCCTCTGGCAGGGGACTTCATGCTTTGGATGTAGGAACTGGTGGAGGATTTTATGCTGTACTTTTATGTGATATGGGTTTTGAGGTTACAGCTATAGATTATTCAGATAAAATGATTGATAATGCCAGAGAAAATTCTAAAAATCTAGGATATAAAAATATAAAATTTATTAAAATGGATGCTCAAAATTTAGAATTTAAAGATGAAAGTTTTGACTTTATAATATCAAGAAATGTAACATGGACCTTACCAGATCCTGAAAAAGCTTATAAAGAGTGGTGCCGTGTTCTTAAATCTAAAGGTAAAATTATGAATTTTGATGCTAATTATGGACAAACTTTTAAATTAGCTGATGAAAAAGGTGAAACTTATAGAGAAATGCAAAAATGGGTACCTAGTTCCTACAACCGCACTTTACAAAGTGAAGATCTCATTCGTAGAAGGAATGATTTTGCAAAACAATTATATATATCTAATTATGTAAGACCTCAATGGGATGTAGATATACTTATTAAAAATGGCATTAGAAAAATAGATATAGATACAGATATAAGCAGTAGAGTATATGTTGATATACAATATGCACAGGGAAAAAATGAGGGAGAAATTCAGAAAAAAAGAGATTTTGGATCAGACTCGGAAATGTTTATGGTATATGCTGTTAAAAAATAG